One window from the genome of Pelobates fuscus isolate aPelFus1 chromosome 13, aPelFus1.pri, whole genome shotgun sequence encodes:
- the HECTD1 gene encoding E3 ubiquitin-protein ligase HECTD1 isoform X9, with product MADVDPDTLLEWLQMGQGDERDMQLIALEQLCMLLLMSDNVDRCFETCPPRTFLPALCKIFLDESAPDNVLEVTARAITYYLDVSAECTRRIVGVEGAIKALCNRLVVVELNNRTSRDLAEQCVKVLELICTRESGAVFEAGGLNCVLTFIRDSGHLVHKDTLHSAMSVVSRLCGKMEPQDASLETCVESLSSLLKHEDHQVSDGALRCFASLADRFTRRGVDPAPLAQHGLTEELLSRMASAGGTVSGPPSACKAGRGTSGGPSTSGDSKISNQVSTIVSLLSTLCRGSPVVTHDLLRAELLDSMESALQGDERCVLDTMRLVDLLLVLLFEGRKALPKSSAGSTGRIPGLRRLDSSGERSHRQLIDCIRSKDTDALIDAIDTGAFEVNFMDDVGQTLLNWASAFGTQEMVEFLCERGADVNRGQRSSSLHYAACFGRPQVAKTLLRHGANPDLRDEDGKTPLDKARERGHSEVVAILQSPGDWMCPVNKGDDKKKKDSNREEEECNEPKGDPEMAPIYLKRLLPVFAQTFQQTMLPSIRKASLALIRKMIHFCSEALLKEVCDSDAGHNLPTVLVEITATVLDQEDDDDGHLLALQIIRDLVDKGDDLFLDQLARLGVISKVSTLAGPTSDDENEEDPKPEKEDEPQEDAKELQQGRPYHWRDWSVIRGRDCLYIWSDAAALELSNGSNGWFRFILDGKLATMYSSGSPEGGSDSSESRSEFLEKLQRARGQVKPSTASQPFLSSPGPCKLTVGNWSLTCLKDGEIAIHNSDGQQATILKEDLPGFVFESNRGTKHSFTAETSLGSEFVTGWTGKRGRKLKSKLEKTKQKVRTMARDLYDDHFKAVESMPRGVVVTLRNIATQLESSWELHTNRQCIEGENTWRDLMKTALENLIVLLKDENTISPYEMCSSGLVQSLLTVLNNSEDFDNKQDCGQLVERLNVFKTAFSENEDDESRPAIALIRKLIAVLESIERLPLHLYDTPGSSYNLQILTRRLRFRLERAPGETSLIDRTGRMLKMEPLATVESLEQYLLKMVAKQWYDFDRSSFVFVRKLREGQSCVFRHQHDFDDNGIMYWIGTNAKTAYEWVNPAAYGLVVVTSSEGRNLPYGRLEDILSRDSSALNCHTNDDKSAWFAIDLGLWIVPSAYTLRHARGYGRSALRNWVFQVSKDGQNWTTLYTHVDDCSLNEPGSTATWPLDPAKEEKQGWRHIRIKQTGKNASGQTHYLSLSGFELYGTVTGVCEDQLGKAAKEAEANLRRQRRLVRSQVLKYMVPGARVIRGIDWKWRDQDGSSQGEGTVTGELHNGTPPSWSSLVKNNCPDKAPPHSSSSSTCTVAGGVTGSCSRKGSCSSVCSVASSSDMSLSCAKTERRTEEAGSDVQQDAILVLSSNTAASGSSTCPQGMETVGEGGERKTGETPTISMGMVSISSPDVSSVSELSNKEAAVPRPLGSSASNRLSVSSLLAAGAPMSSSASVPNLSSRETSSLESFVRRVANIARTNATNNMNLSRSSSDNNTNTLGRNAVSSATSPLMGAQSFPNLTTTGTTSTVTMSTSSVTSSNVATATTGLSVGQSLSNTLTTSLTSTSSESDTGQEAEYSLYDFLDSCRASTLLAELDDDEDLPEPDEEDDENEDDNQEEQEYEEVMEEEEYETKGGRRRTWDDDYVLKRQFSALVPAFDPRPGRTNVQQTTDLEIPAPGTPHSELLEEVECAPPPRLSLTLKVTGLASGREVELPLSNFRSTIFYYVQKLLQLSCNGSVKSDKLRRIWEPTYTIMYREMKDSDKQKESGRMGCWSVEHVEQSLGTDSLPKNDLITYLQRNADPSFLRRWKLTGTNKSIRKNRNCSQLIAAYKDFCENGCKSGVMPAALSTLQSADILIHAREQAQAKAGSGQNSCGVEDVLQLLRILYIVASDPYSTRTPQEEGDEMLLFSVPAEEFTSKKITTKILQQIEEPLALASGALPDWCEQLTSKCPFLIPFETRQLYFTCTAFGASRAIVWLQNRREATVERSRTASAVRRDDPGEFRVGRLKHERVKVPRGESLMEWAENVMQIHADRKSVLEVEFLGEEGTGLGPTLEFYALVAAEFQKTDLGIWLCDDDFPDDESRQVDLGGGLKPPGYYVQRSCGLFVAPYPQDSEELDRVTRLCHFLGIFLAKCIQDNRLVDLPISKPFFRLMCMGDIKSNMSKLLYASRGDESEHCTESQSEASTEDGHDALSVGSFEEDSKSEFILDPPKPKPPAWFQGILTWEDFELVNPHRARFLRDVKELAVKRRHLLGNRSLSEDEKNTQLQELMLKNPTGSGSPVSIEDLGLNFQFCPSSRVYGFSSVDLKPNGEDEVVSIDNAEEYVDLMFDFCMQTGVQKQMEAFRSGFNKVFPMEKLGSFSHEEVQMILCGNQSPSWSAEDIINYTEPKLGYTRESPGFLRFVRVLCGMSSDERKAFLQFTTGCSTLPPGGLANLHPRLTVVRKVDATDASYPSVNTCVHYLKLPEYSSEEIMRDRLLAATMEKGFHLN from the exons ATGCCCCCCTCGGACCTTCCTGCCAGCTTTATGCAAGATCTTTCTTGATGAGAGTGCACCTGACAATGTATTGGAGGTCACAGCCCGTGCCATCACCTACTACTTAGATGTGTCTGCTGAGTGCACCAGGCGCATTGTGGGAGTGGAAGGTGCGATTAAGGCCCTGTGCAACCGGCTTGTAGTAGTGGAACTCAACAACAGGACAAGCAGGGATTTGGCTGAGCAGTGTGTTAAG GTATTAGAGCTAATATGTACCCGGGAGTCTGGTGCGGTGTTTGAGGCCGGAGGTCTGAACTGTGTGCTTACCTTCATCCGGGACAGTGGACATCTGGTGCATAAGGACACTCTGCACTCTGCAATGTCAGTGGTGTCACGGCTGTGTGGGAAAATGGAGCCTCAAGATGCCTCCTTAGAGACCTGTGTAGAGTCTCTCTCCAGCCTTCTAAAGCATGAAGATCACCAG GTGTCTGATGGGGCCCTCCGTTGCTTTGCTTCTCTTGCTGATCGATTTACTCGTAGAGGTGTTGATCCTGCTCCTCTGGCACAGCATGGACTCACTGAGGAGCTCTTGTCACGTATGGCATCAGCTGGTGGCACAGTCTCTGGGCCACCGTCTGCTTGCAAGGCAGGACGTGGTACAAGTGGAGGACCTTCAACTTCTGGAGACTCAAAGATCAGCAACCAAGTCTCCACCATTGTCAGCCTTTTATCCACTCTCTGCCGTGGATCACCAGTGGTCACACAT GATTTGTTACGAGCAGAATTGCTAGATTCAATGGAGAGTGCACTACAAGGGGATGAACGGTGTGTGCTGGACACTATGCGACTTGTGGACTTACTTCTGGTGCTTCTGTTCGAGGGTCGCAAGGCTTTGCCTAAATCAAGTGCTGGATCAACAGGACGCATCCCGGGTCTGAGGCGATTGGATAGCTCAGGAGAACGGTCCCATCGTCAGCTGATTGACTGCATCCGGAGCAAGGACACTGATGCACTAATTGATGCCATTGACACAGGGG CATTTGAAGTAAATTTTATGGATGATGTTGGGCAGACTCTTCTGAACTGGGCTTCTGCTTTTGGCACTCAGGAAATG GTGGAGTTTctttgtgagaggggtgcagatGTGAATAGAGGTCAGAGGTCATCTTCCTTACATTATGCCGCTTGTTTTGGGAGACCTCAGGTGGCAAAG ACCTTACTGCGTCACGGAGCTAACCCAGATTTGCGAGATGAAGATGGAAAGACTCCTCTTGACAAAGCTCGGGAGCGTGGACACAGTGAAGTGGTGGCCATCTTGCAATCCCCAG GTGACTGGATGTGTCCTGTGAACAAAGGAGACGACAAGAAAAAGAAAGATTCAAACAGAGAAGAGGAGGAGTGCAATGAGCCCAAGGGTGACCCTGAAATGGCACCCATTTACCTGAAGAGGCTGCTACCTGTCTTTGCTCAGACGTTCCAGCAGACCATGTTACCATCAATCAG GAAAGCCAGCTTGGCTCTCATCCGTAAGATGATTCACTTTTGCTCTGAAGCCTTGTTGAAGGAAGTTTGTGATTCGGATGCTGGACACAACCTGCCAACTGTCCTTGTAGAGATAACTGCGACAGTACTAGACCAGGAG GACGATGATGACGGACACCTCCTGGCTTTACAGATCATCAGAGATTTGGTAGACAAAGGGGATGACCTCTTTTTGGATCAGTTAGCCCGATTAGGAGTCATCAGCAAAGTATCCACTTTAGCAGGTCCTACATCTGATGATGAGAATGAAGAGGATCCAAAGCCAGAAAAG GAGGATGAACCACAAGAAGATGCCAAAGAACTGCAGCAGGGCCGACCATACCATTGGAGGGACTGGTCGGTGATCCGCGGCAGGGACTGTTTATATATTTGGAGTGATGCTGCGGCCCTGGAGCTCTCCAATGGAAGCAATGGATGGTTCCGCTTTATTTTAGATGGCAAGCTTGCAACCATGTATTCAAGTGGGAGTCCTGAGGGAGGCTCAGATAGCTCAG AAAGCAGGAGTGAGTTCCTGGAGAAACTCCAGCGAGCACGCGGTCAGGTCAAACCTTCCACTGCCAGCCAGCCATTCCTGTCCTCTCCTGGACCCTGCAAGCTCACTGTTGGTAACTGGTCCCTCACCTGTTTAAAAGATGGAGAAATTGCCATTCACAACTCAGACGGGCAACAGGCTACTATACTGAAGGAGGACTTACCGGGCTTTGTGTTTGAGTCTAATCGGGGAACCAAGCACTCTTTCACTGCCGAAACCTCACTGG GATCAGAGTTTGTGACTGGCTGGACAGGAAAGAGAGGTAGAAAGCTGAAATCAAAGCTGGAGAAGACTAAGCAGAAG GTGCGGACAATGGCAAGAGATTTATATGACGATCATTTCAAGGCGGTGGAGAGCATGCCTCGTGGAGTGGTCGTGACACTAAGAAACATTGCAACGCAGTTGGAGTCCTCATGGGAGCTTCATACAAATAGACAG TGTatagaaggggagaacacgtggAGAGATCTGATGAAGACTGCACTAGAAAACCTAATTGTACTTCTGAAGGATGAAAACACGATTTCTCCGTATGAAATGTGCAGCAGTGGTCTAGTGCAATCCCTCCTCACCGTGCTTAACAAT AGTGAAGATTTTGATAATAAACAGGATTGTGGGCAACTTGTGGAAAGACTCAATGTCTTTAAAACCGCTTTCAGTGAAAACGAGGATGACGAGAG ccgcCCAGCAATTGCTCTAATCAGAAAGCTAATTGCAGTGCTTGAGTCCATTGAACGCTTGCCCCTTCATCTTTATGACACACCTGGATCCAGCTACAATTTGCAG atcCTGACACGGAGACTTCGGTTCCGCCTGGAGCGTGCCCCAGGAGAGACCTCTCTTATTGACCGTACTGGTCGCATGCTAAAGATGGAACCTCTGGCAACTGTAGAGTCATTAGAGCAATACTTGCTGAAGATG GTAGCTAAGCAATGGTACGACTTTGACCGATCATCATTTGTGTTTGTCCGCAAGCTACGAGAGGGACAGAGCTGTGTCTTCCGTCACCAACATGACTTTGACGATAATGGAATCATGTATTGGATTGGGACTAATGCAAA GACCGCATATGAATGGGTAAATCCAGCTGCTTATGGCCTAGTCGTGGTTACCTCGTCTGAAGGCAGAAACCTACCATATGGACGGCTTGAGGACATCCTAAGTCGCGACAGTTCTGCTCTTAACTGTCACACCAATGATGACAAAAGTGCCTGGTTTGCCATTGATCTTGGCTTGTGGATTGTGCCCTCTGCATACACACTGCGCCATGCCCGTGGTTATGGCCGCTCTGCACTTCGTAACTGGGTTTTCCAGGTCTCCAAGGATGGCCAGAACTGGACCACGCTATACACACATGTGGATGACTGCAGCCTGAATGAGCCTGG atCCACAGCCACATGGCCACTTGACCCGGCAAAAGAGGAGAAGCAGGGCTGGAGACACATCCGTATCAAGCAGACAGGGAAGAATGCCAGTGGACAGACCCACTACCTCTCGCTGTCTGGTTTTGAGCTTTATGGCACTGTGACCGGAGTGTGTGAAGACCAGCTTG GAAAAGCAGCCAAAGAAGCAGAAGCCAACCTCCGACGTCAAAGGAGACTTGTGCGCTCCCAGGTCCTAAAATACATGGTGCCCGGTGCAAGAGTTATTCGTGGCATTGACTGGAAATGGAGAGACCAGGACGGCAGCTCGCAGGGAGAGGGCACTGTGACGGGAGAACTTCACAATG GCACGCCACCATCCTGGAGCAGCCTGGTGAAAAACAACTGCCCTGACAAGGCCCCTCCCCATTCCTCTTCCTCCTCAACCTGCACGGTCGCGGGGGGTGTGACTGGCTCCTGCAGCCGCAAAGGGAGCTGCAGCTCAGTCTGCAGTGTGGCAAGCAGCAGCGATATGAGTCTGAGCTGTGCCAAAACAGAGAGGAGGACAGAGGAGGCAGGCTCTGATGTTCAGCAAGATGCCATACTGGTACTGTCCTCTAACACAGCAGCCTCTGGTTCTTCTACTTGCCCCCAAGGAATGGAGACTGTCGGGGAAGGAGGAGAGCGGAAGACTGGGGAGACTCCCACCATCTCAATGGGAATGGTGAGCATAAGTTCACCGGATGTCAGTTCTGTGTCGGAACTCAGCAATAAGGAGGCAGCAGTTCCTCGCCCTCTTGGCTCCTCCGCCAGCAACCGTCTCTCTGTCAGTTCTCTGCTGGCTGCAGGGGCACCCATGAGCTCCAGTGCCAGTGTTCCGAACCTGTCCTCGCGGGAGACATCCAGTCTGGAGTCCTTTGTGAGGAGAGTTGCAAATATAGCCAGGACGAATGCCACCAACAACATGAACCTGAGCCGCAGCAGCAGTGATAACAACACCAACACTCTGGGGAGGAATGCCGTCAGCTCTGCTA CATCTCCGCTAATGGGTGCTCAGAGCTTCCCCAATCTCACTACAACGGGAACCACATCCACTGTTACAATGTCCACATCCAGTGTCACTAGCAGCAATGTAGCAACAGCCACAACAGGGCTTTCTGTAGGTCAGTCCCTCAGCAACACCTTGACCACCAGCCTGACCTCTACCTCCAGTGAGAGTGACACAGGACAGGAAGCAGAGTACTCCCTTTATG ATTTTCTGGATAGCTGTCGAGCAAGCACTCTACTTGCTGAGCTTGATGACGATGAGGATCTTCCTGAGCCTGACGAGGAAGATGATGAAAATGAAGATGATAATCAGGAGGAGCAAGAATATGAGGAGGTCATG GAGGAAGAGGAATACGAGACAAAGGGTGGCCGTCGCAGGACCTGGGATGACGATTATGTGCTGAAGAGGCAATTTTCTGCCCTTGTCCCAGCTTTTGATCCAAGACCTGGACGAACAAATGTCCAACAGACGACCGACCTGGAGATACCAGCACCAG GTACACCCCATTCAGAGCTCCTAGAAGAAGTGGAGTGTGCACCTCCTCCGCGACTGTCACTCACTCTCAAAGTGACTGGTTTGGCAAGTGGCAGAGAAGTGGAACTCCCTCTTAGCAACTTCCGCTCCACCATATTCTACTATGTACAAAAACTCTTACAGCTTTCCTGCAATGGCTCTGTCAAATCAGACAAACTGAGACGGATCTGGGAACCCACTTACAC GATTATGTATAGAGAAATGAAGGATTCTGATAAACAAAAGGAGTCTGGCAGAATG GGCTGCTGGTCAGTGGAACATGTGGAACAGTCCTTGGGAACTGATTCTTTGCCAAAGAACGACTTGATTACTTACCTACAGAGGAATGCTGATCCAAGCTTCCTGAGACGCTGGAAGCTCACTGGGACAAATAAGAGCATTCGAAAAAACAGAAATTGCTCCCAGCTCATTGCTGCTTACAAA GATTTCTGTGAGAATGGCTGTAAATCTGGTGTGATGCCGGCTGCTCTCTCCACACTGCAAAGTGCTGATATCCTGATTCATGCGCGAGAGCAGGCACAAGCCAAAGCTGGCAGCGGACAGAACTCCTGTGGAGTAGAGGATGTCCTTCAGCTTTTGAGAATTCTCTACATTGTAGCAAGTGATCCCTATTCTACAAGGACCCCTCAGGAAG AGGGCGATGAGATGCTtcttttcagtgttcctgcagaaGAATTTACTAGTAAAAAGATCACCACCAAAATCCTTCAACAAATTGAG gagcCTCTTGCTTTGGCCAGTGGAGCATTGCCAGATTGGTGCGAGCAACTAACCAGCAAGTGTCCCTTCCTGATACCCTTTGAGACGCGACAGCTTTATTTCACATGCACAGCGTTTGGAGCATCCAG AGCTATTGTATGGCTACAAAACAGGAGAGAGGCAACAGTAGAGAGGAGCAGGACGGCCAGTGCTGTACGCAGGGACGATCCAGGGGAGTTTAGAGTAGGACGTTTAAAACATGAACGAGTAAAGGTACCGCGAGGAGAATCGCTAATGGAATGGGCAGAGAATGTTATGCAAATCCATGCAGACCGCAAGTCTGTGCTCGAG GTTGAATTTTTGGGAGAGGAAGGGACTGGGCTGGGCCCCACCCTAGAATTTTATGCCCTGGTGGCTGCAGAGTTCCAGAAGACCGATTTGGGGATCTGGTTATGTGATGATGATTTCCCAGACGATGAATCTCGACAG GTGGATTTAGGTGGTGGACTGAAGCCCCCTGGGTACTATGTACAGCGTTCCTGCGGGCTATTCGTTGCTCCATACCCCCAGGATAGTGAGGAATTGGACAGAGTGACAAGACTTTGCCATTTCCTTGGGATCTTCTTGGCAAAGTGTATCCAAGACAACAGACTTGTGGACCTCCCCATTTCCAAGCCTTTCTTTAGGCTTATGTGCATGGGAGACATCAAAAGCAATATGAGTAAGTTGTTGTATGCTTCTCGAGGAGATGAAAGTGAACATTGCACAGAAAGCCAATCTGAAGCTTCCACTGAGGACGGGCATGATGCTCTTTCTGTTGGGAGCTTTGAGGAGGACTCAAAGTCAGAGTTTATCTTGGACCCACCCAAACCAAAGCCACCAGCCTGGTTCCAGGGTATCTTGACTTGGGAGGACTTTGAGCTAGTAAATCCACATCGTGCCCGGTTTCTCAGAGACGTAAAGGAGCTAGCAGTGAAAAGGCGGCACCTTCTAGGTAATCGCAGCTTGTCTGAGGACGAGAAGAACACACAGTTGCAGGAATTGATGCTGAAGAATCCCACTGGTTCTGGATCACCGGTCAGCATTGAAGACCTGGG GCTCAACTTCCAGTTCTGTCCATCGTCTCGCGTTTATGGCTTCAGCTCAGTGGATCTAAAGCCAAATGGCGAGGATGAG GTGGTGTCTATAGACAATGCAGAGGAATATGTAGATTTGATGTTCGATTTTTGCATGCAGACAGGCGTGCAGAAGCAAATGGAGGCATTCAGAA GTGGTTTTAATAAGGTATTCCCTATGGAGAAGTTGGGTTCATTTAGTCATGAAGAAGTTCAGATGATACTTTGTGGAAATCAGTCTCCTTCTTGGTCAGCGGAAGACATAATTAATTACACAGAGCCCAAACTGGGATACACGCGGGAAAG CCCTGGCTTCCTGCGGTTTGTTCGGGTTCTATGTGGAATGTCCTCAGACGAGAGGAAGGCATTCCTACAGTTCACAACTGGCTGTTCCACGTTACCCCCTGGAGGTCTGGCCAACCTACATCCCCGTCTCACAGTTGTGCGAAAG GTTGACGCTACTGATGCCAGCTATCCATCTGTAAATACATGCGTGCATTACCTAAAGTTACCAGAGTATTCTTCCGAGGAGATAATGAGAGACCGCCTGCTTGCTGCTACCATGGAGAAAGGATTCCATCTTAATTGA